A genomic segment from Nocardiopsis sp. Huas11 encodes:
- the rfbH gene encoding lipopolysaccharide biosynthesis protein RfbH: METNAEAAVVLEAVRAYDRSVRGERAEFVPGVTEIWPSGAVLDEDDRVALVEAALDMRIVAGRSSRRFESLLARRLGVRKAHLTNSGSSANLLALSSLTSHLLEDQRLVPGDEVITVAAGFPTTVNPILQNSLIPVFVDIDVGTYNTTVDRIEQAIGPRTRAIMIAHALGNPFPVKEVAELAEERGLFLIEDNCDAIGSLYKGAPTGSFGDLSTASFYPAHHIAMGEGGCVLTSNLMLARVVESMRDWGRDCWCEPGESDTCRKRFQYQLGTLPKGYDHKYTFSHVGYNLKATDLQAALGLSQLSRLDEFGRARRHNWGRMREGLDGVPGIILPEAVPGSDPSWFGFVMTVEPDAPFTRGELVHFLESRRIGTRLLFSGNLTRHPAYLDRPHRVVGGLANSDIVTENTFWTGVYPGLTDEMIDYVVSSIREFVGG, translated from the coding sequence ATGGAGACGAATGCGGAGGCGGCGGTCGTCCTGGAAGCCGTGCGTGCCTACGACAGGTCCGTGCGGGGCGAACGTGCGGAGTTCGTCCCGGGCGTGACCGAGATCTGGCCCTCGGGAGCGGTACTCGACGAGGACGACCGTGTCGCCCTGGTGGAAGCCGCCCTGGACATGCGCATCGTCGCGGGGCGCAGTTCGCGCAGGTTCGAGTCGCTCCTCGCGCGCAGGCTGGGCGTACGCAAGGCGCACCTCACCAACTCCGGCTCCTCCGCCAACCTGCTGGCGCTGTCCTCCCTCACGTCCCACCTGCTGGAGGACCAGCGGCTCGTTCCCGGCGACGAGGTCATCACGGTCGCGGCGGGTTTCCCCACCACGGTCAACCCCATCCTCCAGAACAGCCTGATACCGGTCTTCGTGGACATCGACGTCGGGACGTACAACACCACGGTGGACCGGATCGAGCAGGCCATCGGCCCCCGCACTCGAGCGATCATGATCGCCCACGCCCTGGGCAACCCCTTCCCCGTGAAGGAGGTCGCCGAGCTGGCCGAAGAGAGGGGACTGTTCCTCATCGAGGACAACTGTGACGCGATCGGATCCCTGTACAAGGGGGCTCCCACCGGATCCTTCGGCGACCTGTCCACGGCCAGCTTCTACCCGGCCCACCACATCGCGATGGGGGAGGGCGGCTGCGTACTGACGTCCAACCTCATGCTCGCCCGGGTCGTGGAGTCGATGCGCGACTGGGGCCGTGACTGCTGGTGCGAGCCGGGCGAGAGCGACACCTGCCGCAAGCGGTTCCAGTACCAGTTGGGGACCCTGCCGAAGGGCTACGACCACAAGTACACGTTCTCGCACGTGGGATACAACCTGAAGGCGACCGACCTCCAGGCCGCTCTGGGGCTGAGCCAGCTCTCCCGGCTGGACGAGTTCGGGAGGGCGCGCCGCCACAACTGGGGGAGGATGCGGGAGGGGCTCGACGGCGTCCCCGGGATCATCCTGCCCGAGGCGGTGCCGGGTAGCGATCCGAGCTGGTTCGGCTTCGTCATGACCGTGGAGCCCGACGCGCCCTTCACCAGGGGAGAACTCGTCCACTTCCTGGAGTCGCGCAGGATCGGCACCCGCCTGCTGTTCTCCGGGAACCTGACCCGCCACCCGGCCTACCTCGACCGGCCCCACCGGGTGGTGGGGGGCCTCGCCAACAGCGACATCGTCACGGAGAACACGTTCTGGACCGGTGTGTACCCGGGACTCACGGACGAGATGATCGACTACGTCGTCTCGTCCATCCGCGAGTTCGTCGGCGGATGA
- a CDS encoding class I SAM-dependent methyltransferase, with translation MDTTSPTFDPSCRICAGEVIECLDLGPQPVSSNYPSEAAEDSGLRFRLAVGLCTSCTMVQQLEEIPPSSMFGKAYPFRTSTSRRMEAHFHTAAGRLVRGVAASVDPFVVEIGSNDGTLLRTLAEAGVRHLGVDPSSDAGTAGGRVLVDFFHEETAKAVRAEHGEADVVYSANTVSHISGLGDVLRGLDVLLKRDGVFVCEDRYLSDIVGNTAFDQIYDEHFYLFSVRSVQALAARFGFELVDAEHLDVHGGSMRYTIARAGARSASPSVSALLARERELGLDDPATFVRFGERVRSISRGLVELLRELREKGATVVGYAATAKSATVLNYCGIGPELLPFICDSTPAKQGRLAPGTLIPIRSPEAFVPYPDYALLFAWNHAEEVMAKERSFTEGGGRWITYVPEVRVIGARH, from the coding sequence ATGGACACGACGAGCCCCACCTTCGACCCCTCGTGCCGGATCTGCGCGGGCGAGGTCATCGAGTGCCTGGACCTGGGACCGCAGCCCGTGTCGAGCAACTACCCGAGCGAGGCCGCCGAGGACTCGGGGCTCCGCTTCCGCCTGGCCGTGGGGTTGTGCACGTCCTGCACCATGGTCCAGCAGCTGGAGGAGATCCCCCCGTCCAGCATGTTCGGAAAGGCCTACCCCTTCCGTACCTCCACCTCCCGGCGCATGGAGGCCCACTTCCACACCGCCGCCGGCCGGCTCGTGCGCGGAGTCGCGGCCTCCGTCGACCCCTTCGTCGTGGAGATCGGCTCCAACGACGGCACCCTGCTGCGGACCCTGGCCGAGGCCGGGGTGCGGCACCTGGGAGTGGACCCCTCCAGCGACGCCGGGACGGCCGGAGGCCGCGTGCTCGTGGACTTCTTCCACGAGGAGACGGCGAAGGCGGTCCGGGCCGAGCACGGGGAGGCCGACGTCGTCTACTCGGCGAACACGGTCAGCCACATCTCCGGTCTCGGGGACGTCCTGCGCGGGTTGGACGTCCTCCTGAAACGGGACGGGGTCTTCGTCTGCGAGGACCGCTACCTGTCCGACATCGTGGGCAACACGGCCTTCGACCAGATCTACGACGAGCACTTCTACCTGTTCTCCGTGCGTTCGGTCCAGGCGCTGGCCGCGCGGTTCGGGTTCGAACTCGTCGACGCCGAGCACCTGGACGTGCACGGCGGCTCCATGCGCTACACCATCGCGCGCGCCGGGGCCCGGAGCGCCTCCCCGTCGGTCTCCGCGCTGCTGGCCCGCGAGCGCGAGCTCGGGCTCGACGACCCCGCCACCTTCGTGCGCTTCGGCGAGCGGGTGAGGTCGATCAGCCGAGGGCTCGTCGAGCTCCTGCGCGAGCTGAGGGAGAAGGGGGCGACCGTCGTCGGCTACGCCGCGACGGCCAAGAGCGCCACCGTCCTCAACTACTGCGGGATCGGCCCCGAACTCCTGCCCTTCATCTGCGACTCGACCCCGGCGAAGCAGGGACGCCTGGCCCCGGGGACGCTGATCCCGATCCGCTCGCCCGAGGCCTTCGTCCCCTACCCCGACTACGCCCTGCTCTTCGCCTGGAACCACGCCGAGGAGGTCATGGCCAAGGAGCGCTCCTTCACCGAGGGCGGCGGGCGCTGGATCACCTACGTGCCCGAGGTCCGGGTCATCGGCGCCCGGCACTGA
- a CDS encoding putative sugar O-methyltransferase, with protein MDEEYGSSALWEHYNATRLTDDSDLTGFKSSDINFKLALWDPRTNGVRYVKTLIHTLCSGLGPENWERLTRIARRDVGSPITVTYDGEDVCLDYLMAVRELEFIAAHTRLDGATVVEIGAGYGRTCHAILSNHDVAAYHVVDLSPSLRLCRDYLGAVLDESTLDRVHFHGVDEAASLFRETSFDLCLNIDSFAEMDEDIVRAYLALVDTGCTGFYVNNPVGKYMDPSLDGHAQGQELVSLALSTGILRDIVDIHDNRAVAARGPVFVDAYRPGEQWTCVADDRNSLWPYYWQALYQRGAPGAAPGA; from the coding sequence ATGGACGAAGAGTACGGAAGCAGTGCTCTCTGGGAGCACTACAACGCCACGAGGCTCACCGACGACTCCGATCTGACCGGTTTCAAGTCGAGCGACATCAATTTCAAACTCGCGCTCTGGGATCCGCGCACGAACGGGGTCAGGTACGTCAAGACCCTGATCCACACGCTGTGTTCGGGGCTCGGTCCGGAGAATTGGGAGCGGCTCACCAGGATCGCCAGGCGCGACGTCGGCTCGCCCATCACCGTGACCTACGACGGCGAGGACGTGTGCCTGGACTATCTCATGGCGGTGCGCGAACTGGAGTTCATCGCCGCGCACACCCGCCTGGACGGGGCGACCGTCGTGGAGATCGGCGCGGGCTACGGGCGTACGTGCCACGCCATCCTCTCCAACCACGACGTCGCCGCCTACCACGTGGTCGACCTGTCCCCCTCCCTGCGCCTGTGCCGTGACTACCTGGGCGCCGTCCTGGACGAGTCGACGCTGGACCGGGTGCACTTCCACGGGGTGGACGAGGCCGCGTCGCTCTTCCGGGAGACCTCGTTCGACCTGTGCCTGAACATCGACTCGTTCGCGGAGATGGACGAGGACATCGTGCGGGCCTACCTGGCCCTCGTCGACACCGGGTGCACCGGCTTCTACGTGAACAACCCGGTCGGGAAGTACATGGACCCCTCCCTCGACGGGCACGCGCAGGGCCAGGAACTGGTATCCCTCGCCCTGAGCACGGGCATCCTGAGGGACATCGTCGACATCCACGACAACCGCGCGGTCGCCGCGCGAGGGCCCGTCTTCGTCGACGCCTACCGGCCGGGCGAGCAGTGGACGTGTGTGGCGGACGACCGGAACAGCCTGTGGCCCTACTACTGGCAGGCGCTGTACCAGCGGGGCGCCCCGGGCGCCGCACCCGGCGCGTGA
- a CDS encoding NAD(P)-dependent oxidoreductase — protein sequence MRDADPNRPLVVVLGASGLIGSAVTSVLAGRRADVRAVARRVPAAASGGPGVRNWAADLTLPGAVGRAVAGADAVVHLVLDRGGWRGSGAVVRHLDVEVARALVAALRGCSDGGAPPVVVFAGSTTQPGSTLAPGSQGPPGPVSDYDRQKEEAEAVLRAATAEGVLRAVALRLPTVFGPAPAGGRGIVSTMARRALAGEPLTMWHDGTVRRDLLYVDDVAEAVRLALDHADALSGRSWCLGGDRPARLVDLLGAIAALVSELTGEDPVPVVRVPAPEHAVAADFADMVVDSSAFRSATGWRPRVPLDRALRRTIATIAEREFPPVAGPAE from the coding sequence GTGCGCGACGCGGACCCGAACCGCCCGCTGGTCGTCGTCCTGGGCGCCTCGGGCCTGATCGGTTCCGCGGTGACGTCGGTGCTCGCCGGCCGGCGAGCCGACGTGCGCGCCGTGGCCCGCCGCGTTCCGGCCGCGGCGTCCGGCGGTCCGGGTGTGCGGAACTGGGCGGCCGACCTCACCCTGCCCGGAGCGGTAGGGCGGGCGGTCGCGGGCGCGGACGCGGTCGTCCACCTGGTGCTCGACCGGGGAGGGTGGCGCGGGTCCGGCGCGGTGGTCCGGCACCTCGATGTGGAGGTGGCGCGTGCACTGGTCGCCGCCCTGCGCGGGTGCTCGGACGGCGGGGCACCGCCGGTCGTCGTCTTCGCCGGGTCCACCACCCAGCCCGGAAGCACCCTGGCACCGGGGTCTCAGGGCCCGCCGGGCCCGGTGAGCGACTACGACCGCCAGAAGGAGGAGGCCGAGGCGGTGCTGCGTGCGGCGACCGCCGAGGGTGTCCTGCGCGCCGTCGCGCTGCGCCTGCCGACGGTCTTCGGGCCGGCGCCGGCGGGGGGCCGGGGCATCGTGAGCACCATGGCCAGGCGCGCGCTCGCCGGGGAACCCCTCACCATGTGGCACGACGGCACGGTGCGACGGGACCTGCTCTACGTCGACGACGTGGCCGAAGCCGTGCGCCTGGCGCTCGACCACGCGGACGCCCTCTCCGGACGGTCCTGGTGCCTGGGCGGCGATCGGCCCGCACGCCTCGTCGACCTGCTGGGAGCGATCGCGGCGCTCGTGTCCGAGCTCACGGGCGAGGACCCGGTTCCCGTCGTCCGGGTACCGGCGCCCGAGCATGCCGTGGCGGCCGACTTCGCCGACATGGTCGTCGACTCGTCGGCGTTCAGGTCGGCGACCGGGTGGCGGCCGCGCGTGCCGCTGGACCGGGCCCTGCGGCGCACCATCGCGACGATCGCCGAACGCGAGTTCCCCCCGGTGGCCGGGCCGGCCGAGTGA
- a CDS encoding SigE family RNA polymerase sigma factor, with amino-acid sequence MAEATRTPRYDEFSSYVAERGPALLRMARSLTNSHADAEDLLQAALVKTFLAWERISNPKARDGYVRRAMVNTQISEWRRTRLDVYPTDEIPEQRVDDPTWRSDLADVVGRSIERLPDRQRTTVVLRYYEDLTENQIASRMGVTLGTVKSTLSRAVEKLRRDADLIIERTTS; translated from the coding sequence GTGGCGGAGGCGACCCGGACCCCCCGGTACGACGAGTTCAGCAGCTACGTGGCCGAGCGCGGGCCTGCCCTGTTGCGCATGGCGCGGTCCCTCACGAACAGCCATGCCGACGCCGAGGACCTGCTCCAGGCCGCGCTGGTCAAGACCTTCCTGGCCTGGGAGCGGATCTCCAATCCCAAGGCCCGCGACGGGTACGTGCGCCGCGCGATGGTCAACACCCAGATCTCCGAGTGGCGCCGCACCCGCCTCGACGTCTACCCGACCGACGAGATCCCGGAGCAGCGCGTCGACGACCCGACCTGGCGCAGCGACCTCGCCGACGTGGTCGGGCGGTCGATCGAGCGCCTTCCCGACCGCCAGCGCACCACGGTCGTCCTGCGCTACTACGAGGACCTCACGGAGAACCAGATCGCCTCGCGCATGGGCGTCACCCTCGGCACCGTCAAGAGCACCCTCTCCCGCGCGGTGGAGAAGCTGCGCCGCGACGCCGACCTGATCATCGAGCGCACCACGTCCTGA
- a CDS encoding MauE/DoxX family redox-associated membrane protein produces the protein MAPETVDAVRQVQLPLLAALLLLGAAAKILSRSEGSGPAVLLPPHLRRPVAFGTGALELVLGVGLLVLTGPWGTAARLGTAALFAGSVVVLVLVRRRDPEAGCGCFGGLSRTPIGRRTLARAGLLSAAALATLGVAPTGWQVASGPTAAHGWVLGVELLLLALLSPELRDTAARALAAEACELREISPRRTRARLRSSDVWRTNRPVLLADEPEDEWRHGCWCFLRYDGMRHGRRVDVVFAVRVGGHRRTSVRAVLVDRESGAVSASFGAVTTRELVGPPRRLRSPVEAARIDAERAARTLRAAREHPAGHAPGERPDAAPVPAQGAGEHDARGGDVRDGDAGRQPAGG, from the coding sequence GTGGCTCCGGAGACCGTCGACGCCGTCCGGCAGGTCCAGCTGCCACTGCTGGCCGCCCTGCTGCTGCTCGGGGCGGCGGCCAAGATCCTGAGCCGTTCGGAGGGGTCGGGGCCGGCCGTCCTCCTTCCTCCACACCTGCGCCGCCCGGTCGCGTTCGGCACCGGCGCCCTGGAACTCGTCCTGGGCGTGGGGCTGCTGGTCCTCACCGGGCCCTGGGGGACGGCCGCCCGGCTGGGCACCGCCGCCCTCTTCGCCGGATCGGTGGTGGTCCTCGTCCTGGTGCGCCGCCGCGACCCGGAGGCGGGCTGCGGCTGTTTCGGCGGACTGAGCCGGACCCCGATCGGACGGCGCACCCTGGCCCGGGCCGGGCTGCTCTCCGCGGCGGCCCTGGCCACGCTCGGCGTGGCGCCCACCGGCTGGCAGGTCGCCTCCGGGCCCACGGCCGCGCACGGCTGGGTACTGGGTGTCGAACTGCTGCTCCTGGCCCTGCTCAGCCCCGAACTGCGGGACACGGCCGCCCGCGCGCTCGCCGCCGAGGCCTGCGAGCTGCGCGAGATCTCCCCGCGCCGGACGAGGGCACGGCTGCGGTCCAGCGACGTGTGGCGGACCAACCGTCCCGTGCTGCTCGCCGACGAGCCCGAGGACGAGTGGCGGCACGGCTGCTGGTGCTTCCTGCGCTACGACGGGATGCGCCACGGGCGCCGCGTCGACGTGGTCTTCGCGGTGCGGGTGGGCGGCCATCGCCGGACGTCGGTCCGCGCGGTCCTGGTCGACCGGGAGAGCGGTGCGGTGTCCGCCTCGTTCGGGGCGGTGACCACGCGCGAGCTCGTCGGCCCGCCCCGCCGTCTGCGCTCGCCCGTGGAGGCGGCCAGGATCGACGCCGAGCGCGCCGCGCGGACCCTGCGCGCCGCGCGGGAGCACCCGGCCGGGCACGCGCCCGGGGAGCGGCCGGACGCGGCCCCGGTGCCCGCGCAGGGCGCGGGCGAGCACGACGCCCGAGGCGGCGACGTCCGGGACGGCGACGCCGGACGGCAGCCCGCCGGCGGGTAG
- the hisC gene encoding histidinol-phosphate transaminase — protein MVSESKSPYLRSVLESMPAYKPGLRVVGPDGRSIKLSSNESPYGPLPSVREAIARASADLNRYPDPGAAGLVTALAGHLDVPEEHVALGAGSVGLLQQLLAAVAEPGVELVYAWRSFEAYPLLADLAGVTSVRVPLKDETHDLDALAEAITDRTRMVLVCNPNNPTGTAVRERELTAFLDRVPDHVLVILDEAYREYVRDSEVPDGLDLYRDRPNVAVLRTFSKAYGLAAVRLGYLVGHPHVAGAVRKTIVPFAVNHLAQAAGIASLAAEDELLERVALTVKERERVRDALVAAGWTVPRTEANFVWLRVDADTLDFAAACAHEGVAIRPFDGEGARVSLGTPEENDVFLAVATAYAKRR, from the coding sequence ATGGTGTCGGAGTCGAAATCGCCATATCTGCGGTCCGTGCTGGAGAGCATGCCCGCCTACAAACCCGGTCTCCGCGTCGTGGGACCCGACGGGCGATCGATCAAGCTTTCCTCCAACGAGAGTCCGTACGGGCCGCTCCCGTCCGTGCGTGAGGCCATCGCCCGGGCCTCCGCGGATCTGAACCGGTACCCGGACCCGGGCGCGGCCGGCCTGGTCACCGCGCTCGCCGGGCACCTGGACGTCCCCGAGGAGCACGTCGCCCTCGGCGCCGGCTCGGTCGGCCTGCTCCAGCAGCTCCTGGCGGCCGTCGCGGAACCGGGCGTGGAACTCGTCTACGCGTGGCGCTCCTTCGAGGCCTACCCGCTGCTCGCGGACCTGGCCGGGGTGACCTCCGTGCGGGTGCCGCTCAAGGACGAGACGCACGACCTCGACGCCCTCGCCGAGGCCATCACGGACCGGACCCGCATGGTGTTGGTGTGCAACCCCAACAACCCGACCGGCACCGCGGTCCGCGAGCGGGAGCTGACGGCCTTCCTGGACCGGGTCCCCGACCACGTGCTGGTGATCCTGGACGAGGCCTACCGCGAGTACGTGCGCGACTCCGAGGTGCCCGACGGCCTGGACCTGTACCGCGACCGCCCCAACGTCGCGGTCCTGCGGACCTTCTCCAAGGCCTACGGGCTCGCCGCCGTCCGGCTCGGGTACCTCGTCGGCCACCCGCACGTGGCCGGCGCGGTCCGCAAGACCATCGTGCCGTTCGCGGTGAACCACCTCGCGCAGGCCGCCGGGATCGCCTCCCTCGCGGCCGAGGACGAGCTGCTGGAGCGGGTCGCGCTCACCGTCAAGGAGCGTGAGCGCGTGCGCGACGCCCTCGTGGCCGCCGGCTGGACGGTGCCGCGCACCGAGGCCAACTTCGTGTGGCTGCGGGTGGACGCGGACACCCTCGACTTCGCGGCCGCGTGCGCGCACGAGGGCGTGGCGATCCGGCCCTTCGACGGGGAGGGCGCCCGGGTGAGCCTGGGGACGCCCGAGGAGAACGACGTGTTCCTCGCCGTGGCCACCGCCTACGCCAAGCGCCGCTAG